From a region of the Megalops cyprinoides isolate fMegCyp1 chromosome 13, fMegCyp1.pri, whole genome shotgun sequence genome:
- the LOC118788157 gene encoding WASP homolog-associated protein with actin, membranes and microtubules, with the protein MTTVDCERLDSLEGWVAIKSNIFEETETFKLGFIVQWNVIESKFAVTCHNRTLQRQRRKEELALGDTETSWAGLFSVNDLKNIHRQFTGVSDVLEPYFPDLTDFEGGNIWDLIFLSRTSSQDEPEKDLDTPCRQLEKYFCIAVDVCGRKIVLDSLFMQDERDVEEYFENLQEFKRKTMQEEVVRAKDHLRKILQQHKTADKLVLLLKIYEEEDEAYKELVTTATLFYQYLLQPFRDMRELAMLYKMEILKLLEFEELGPKRIAALEKEAEDWSKRAEDAVSSIQDITVNYFVETSKALAGMLRQMEEDRRRFGQASWASAAPRLEKLKFMLAKETLQHMRAKEMCLHRKKQDIRERMRGLADQTEAVDTVDQLELQYYEAQLELYDVKFEILKNEELLLVAQIDTVRRQIKELKEEVVYYDTCEDPEELQSVVQTGALRDPSTPAVRSLNRRLQQLETKRGAICSRRAYLRNKKDQCVEAHEQKHRQAQQNAAQFAQHHAVQLKREQRKEEEQKRKEWVDQERERTLSRLRTFREKKQGQYVLKTPGSKAAPRGPLHDDSSQPLSIISLSPSPSSAGPASTATPKKKQQKPKDISVQIFLPPGPGGAPPDQGSVPPPPPPPPPPPPPPPPPAPPLPLQDPELLDKPMPLLSEREAAPFPAKSTLKQNIGSMDEVLASLQRGEMQLRKVGPPPAQPARGAPVDLRDSILSAIRQGVKLKKVQPGSGAGPGAGGAAPPPSAASELERSIKAAMQRMKKVSSDSDEEEDDGGDTQSGEWDS; encoded by the exons atgacgACTGTTGACTGTGAGCGCTTGGACAGCCTGGAAGGATGGGTCGCGATAAAAAGTAACATATTTGAAGAAACCGAGACCTTTAAACTCGGTTTCATCGTACAATGGAATGTGATCGAGAGCAAGTTTGCTGTCACTTGTCACAACAGGACACTTCAGCGGCAGAGACGGAAAGAGGAGCTGGCTTTAGGGGATACCGAGACCAGCTGGGCCGGACTCTTCTCGGTGAATGATCTCAAAAATATCCACCGTCAGTTTACGGGAGTTAGCGATGTGCTGGAGCCATACTTTCCCGACTTGACTGACTTCGAAGGGGGAAACATATGGGACCTGATTTTTCTGAGTAGGACTTCAAGCCAGGACGAGCCAGAGAAGGATTTGGATACACCTTGCCGGCAGCTTGAAAAGTACTTTTGCATCGCTGTTGACGTGTGTGGCCGGAAGATTGTACTCGATTCTTTATTTATGCAGGATGAACGTGATGTTGAAGAGTACTTTGAAAATCTGCAGGAGTTTAAGAGGAAAACAATGCAAGAAGAAGTCGTCAGGGCGAAAGATCATCTTCGGAAG ATCCTCCAGCAACACAAAACAGCTGACAAGCTGGTTCTCCTCTTAAAGATCTATGAAGAAGAAGATGAGGCTTACAAGGAGCTCGTTACCACAGCCACGCTGTTCTACCAGTACCTTCTGCAGCCTTTCAGAGACATGAGAGAGTTGGCcatgctgtataaaatggaaatCTTG AAATTGCTGGAATTTGAGGAGCTGGGTCCCAAGAGGATAGCGGCTCTCGAGAAGGAGGCTGAGGACTGGAGCAAAAGAGCCGAGGACGCAGTGAGCTCCATTCAGGACATCACCGTCAACTACTTTGTGGAGACATCAAAGGCGCTCGCAG GGATGCTGAGACAGATGGAGGAGGACAGGCGGCGGTTCGGCCAGGCCTCCTGGGCCTCGGCCGCCCCCAGGCTGGAAAAGCTCAAGTTCATGCTGGCCAAGGAGACCCTCCAGCACATGCGGGCCAAAGAGATGTGCCTGCACCGCAAGAAACAGGACATCAGAGAGAGG ATGAGGGGCCTGGCCGATCAGACGGAGGCCGTGGACACGGTCGACCAGCTGGAGCTGCAGTACTACGAGGCCCAGCTGGAGCTGTACGACGTCAAGTTCGAGATCCTGAAGAacgaggagctgctgctggtggcgcAGATAGACACCGTGCGCCGGCAGATTAAAG agctgaaggaggaggtggtgtACTACGACACCTGCGAGGACccggaggagctgcagagcgTGGTGCAGACGGGGGCTCTGCGTGACCCCAGCACCCCTGCCGTCAGGAGCCTCAACCGgcggctgcagcagctggagaccaAGAGAGGAGCCATCTGTTCCAGGAGGGCCTACCTGCGCAACAAGAAG GACCAGTGTGTGGAGGCCCATGAACAGAAGCATCGGCAGGCGCAGCAGAACGCAGCCCAGTTTGCGCAGCACCACGCCGTCCAGCTG AaaagagagcagaggaaagaggaggagcagaagaggaagGAGTGGGTGGACCAGGAGCGGGAGAGGACTCTTAGCAGACTCAGGACATTCAGAGAG AAGAAACAGGGCCAGTACGTGCTCAAGACTCCAGGCTCAAAGGCGGCCCCCAGAGGCCCCCTGCATGACGATTCCTCCCAGCCTCTGTCCATCATCAGCCtgagcccctcccccagcagtGCAGGCCCCGCCTCCACAGCCACACCCaagaagaagcagcagaagcCAAAGGACATCTCTGTCCAAATCTTCCTCCCGCCCGGGCCCGGTGGCGCACCCCCAGACCAGGGTTCTGTCCCACCACCAccgcctccacctcctccacccccacctccaccacctcctcctgcacCACCCCTGCCCCTCCAGGACCCAGAGCTCCTGGACAAGCCCATGCCTTTGCTCAGTGAAAGAGAGGCAGCTCCCTTCCCTGCAAAAAGCACCCTAAAGCAAAACATAG GCTCCATGGACGAGGTCCTGGCCTCCCTGCAGAGGGGGGAGATGCAACTGCGGAAAGTGGGCCCGCCGCCCGCCCAGCCGGCCCGCGGCGCGCCGGTCGACCTCAGGGACAGCATCCTGTCGGCCATCCGGCAGGGCGTGAAGCTGAAGAAGGTGCAGCCGGGCTCAGGGGCGGGGCCCGGCGCGGGTGGCGCGGCCCCGCCGCCCAGCGCCGCCTCCGAGCTGGAGCGCAGCATCAAGGCCGCCATGCAGAGGATGAAGAAGGTGTCCTCGGACTCcgacgaggaggaggacgacggCGGGGACACCCAGTCGGGGGAGTGGGACAGCTAA
- the LOC118787924 gene encoding KH homology domain-containing protein 4-like isoform X2: MASGMTGQTSCFNSRWDQSSPRAGRLQGFLGSLSHSLTAPAVSVPSYTGGLGTSTSVTMATSSSFASTVGTEATPLTSLPRAPPPSEDKPAPQGGVELAAAMAAKINAMLMAKGKLKTPQPLPDKIVPTVTISSTADELVVTEVDINDVPINCRNLLTKGKTQEEIRRFSGAVVSTKGFYMTSAEKAQAKGVDRPLYLHVQGKSQEEVNKAVMRIKEIISEDVLRSSSGQPRPTVPTLTVYPQPPRPVAPPPQPCVPTPPVPRPPPPQVPGPVTPQSQRSPAPYTGHSGNFVHTKIFVGLDQALPSFNVNEKVEGPGGSYLQHIQTETGARVFLRGKGSGYIEQASRRESFEPLYLYISHPNSAGLEAAKKLCESLLETVRAEHAQMVSVYTATGSTQAYPSHGYPANSNYSSPVSWYNYPSNGYTGGYAAYPGSSGYWSSANGHPSHSNISTTPQSSQAMVQYPVCPRKPPPYLAQDTATTYSTGNDSPSSSPPHAGSPKRHFMEDSAESLAQEGCGSAAPTASERPPSPVPGCDEGKDSERMLMPPPPPPPAAMLRKRPREADGPAGARAEMGPGEPISVKKAKSQDASGLVPYGGDSSDEEEDRTHSSKKASL; the protein is encoded by the exons ATGGCTTCCGGGATGACGGGACAAACATC GTGCTTTAATAGTAGGTGGGACCAATCCAGTCCAAGGGCAGGCAGGCTGCAGGGCTTCTTGGGAagcctctctcactccctcacagcGCCAGCGGTGTCCGTGCCCAGCTACACCGGCGGTCTGGGCACCAGCACGTCAGTCACCATGGCCACCAGTTCATCATTTGCCAGCACCGTGGGAACGGAGGCGACGCCCCTCACGTCCTTACCCAGAGCCCCGCCCCCATCAGAAGACAAGCCTGCACCCCAGGGGGGTGTGGAGCTGGCTGCTGCCATGGCTGCCAAAATTAACGCCATGTTAATGGCCAAGGGGAAGCTGAAGACCCCACAGCCTTTACCTGATAAG ATTGTCCCTACAGTGACCATTTCCAGTACTGCAGATGAATTGGTTGTCACGGAGGTGGACATTAATGATGTCCCCATAAACTGTAGGAACCTGCTAACGAAAGGGAAGACGCAGGAAGAG atccGTCGCTTTAGTGGAGCAGTAGTGTCAACAAAAGGCTTCTACATGACCAGTGCTGAAAAGGCCCAAGCCAAAGGAGT AGACCGGCCTTTGTATTTACATGTCCAGGGAAAGAGTCAAGAAGAGGTCAACA AGGCAGTGATGCGCATTAAGGAGATAATTTCAGAGGATGTCTTGCGGTCGTCGTCGGGACAGCCACGCCCCACTGTCCCCACCCTCACAGTGTATCCACAGCCTCCCAGACCCGTGGCCCCTCCTCCGCAGCCATGCGTTCCGACCCCTCCTGTCCCCCGGCCTCCTCCCCCACAGGTCCCAGGGCCCGTGACCCCCCAGAGCCAGAGGTCTCCAGCTCCATACACCGGCCATTCAGGG AATTTCGTGCACACCAAGATATTTGTGGGCCTGGATCAAGCGTTGCCCTCCTTCAATGTGAATGAGAAGGTGGAGGGTCCGGGGGGGAGCTACCTGCAGCACATCCAGACTGAGACTGGGGCTCGTGTTTTCCTCCGTGGAAAGGGCTCGGGGTACATAGAACAGGCCTCTCGGCGCGAATCCTTTGAGCCGCTCTACCTGTATATCAG CCACCCAAACTCGGCGGGACTAGAGGCTGCCAAGAAGCTCTGTGAAAGCCTGCTGGAAACT GTGCGAGCAGAGCATGCCCAAATGGTGTCAGTTTACACCGCGACTGGGTCTACTCAAG CATACCCATCTCATGGATACCCAGCTAATAGCAATTACAGTAGCCCAGTATCCTGGTATAACTACCCATCAAATGGGTACACGGGCGGCTATGCAGCATATCCAGGATCCAGTGGTTACTGGAGTAGTGCAAATGGTCACCCAAGTCATTCTAACATTTCGACAACCCCTCAATCTTCCCAGGCTATGGTTCAGTATCCAGTGTGTCCTAGAAAACCACCACCTTACTTGGCACAG GACACTGCGACCACTTACAGCACTGGAAATGACAGTCCCTCATCCAGTCCTCCCCATGCTGGCAGTCCAAAAAGACACTTCATGGAGGACTCTGCAGAGAGCCTAGCCCAAGAG GGTTGCGGCTCCGCGGCACCGACGGCGAGCGAGCGTCCCCCCTCACCCGTGCCCGGCTGTGACGAAGGGAAAGATTCGGAAAG AATGCTGatgcccccgcccccacctcccccggCTGCGATGCTGCGCAAGAGGCCGCGAGAAGCAGACGGTCCGGCGGGCGCTCGCGCAGAAATGG GTCCAGGAGAGCCTATATCAGTGAAGAAGGCAAAATCCCAGGATGCATCAGGGTTAGTCCCCTATGGTGGGGATTCCtcagatgaagaggaagacagGACTCACAGCAGTAAGAAGGCCTCCTTGTAA
- the LOC118787924 gene encoding KH homology domain-containing protein 4-like isoform X1 yields the protein MASGMTGQTSCFNSRWDQSSPRAGRLQGFLGSLSHSLTAPAVSVPSYTGGLGTSTSVTMATSSSFASTVGTEATPLTSLPRAPPPSEDKPAPQGGVELAAAMAAKINAMLMAKGKLKTPQPLPDKIVPTVTISSTADELVVTEVDINDVPINCRNLLTKGKTQEEIRRFSGAVVSTKGFYMTSAEKAQAKGVDRPLYLHVQGKSQEEVNKAVMRIKEIISEDVLRSSSGQPRPTVPTLTVYPQPPRPVAPPPQPCVPTPPVPRPPPPQVPGPVTPQSQRSPAPYTGHSGNFVHTKIFVGLDQALPSFNVNEKVEGPGGSYLQHIQTETGARVFLRGKGSGYIEQASRRESFEPLYLYISHPNSAGLEAAKKLCESLLETVRAEHAQMVSVYTATGSTQAYPSHGYPANSNYSSPVSWYNYPSNGYTGGYAAYPGSSGYWSSANGHPSHSNISTTPQSSQAMVQYPVCPRKPPPYLAQDTATTYSTGNDSPSSSPPHAGSPKRHFMEDSAESLAQEQGCGSAAPTASERPPSPVPGCDEGKDSERMLMPPPPPPPAAMLRKRPREADGPAGARAEMGPGEPISVKKAKSQDASGLVPYGGDSSDEEEDRTHSSKKASL from the exons ATGGCTTCCGGGATGACGGGACAAACATC GTGCTTTAATAGTAGGTGGGACCAATCCAGTCCAAGGGCAGGCAGGCTGCAGGGCTTCTTGGGAagcctctctcactccctcacagcGCCAGCGGTGTCCGTGCCCAGCTACACCGGCGGTCTGGGCACCAGCACGTCAGTCACCATGGCCACCAGTTCATCATTTGCCAGCACCGTGGGAACGGAGGCGACGCCCCTCACGTCCTTACCCAGAGCCCCGCCCCCATCAGAAGACAAGCCTGCACCCCAGGGGGGTGTGGAGCTGGCTGCTGCCATGGCTGCCAAAATTAACGCCATGTTAATGGCCAAGGGGAAGCTGAAGACCCCACAGCCTTTACCTGATAAG ATTGTCCCTACAGTGACCATTTCCAGTACTGCAGATGAATTGGTTGTCACGGAGGTGGACATTAATGATGTCCCCATAAACTGTAGGAACCTGCTAACGAAAGGGAAGACGCAGGAAGAG atccGTCGCTTTAGTGGAGCAGTAGTGTCAACAAAAGGCTTCTACATGACCAGTGCTGAAAAGGCCCAAGCCAAAGGAGT AGACCGGCCTTTGTATTTACATGTCCAGGGAAAGAGTCAAGAAGAGGTCAACA AGGCAGTGATGCGCATTAAGGAGATAATTTCAGAGGATGTCTTGCGGTCGTCGTCGGGACAGCCACGCCCCACTGTCCCCACCCTCACAGTGTATCCACAGCCTCCCAGACCCGTGGCCCCTCCTCCGCAGCCATGCGTTCCGACCCCTCCTGTCCCCCGGCCTCCTCCCCCACAGGTCCCAGGGCCCGTGACCCCCCAGAGCCAGAGGTCTCCAGCTCCATACACCGGCCATTCAGGG AATTTCGTGCACACCAAGATATTTGTGGGCCTGGATCAAGCGTTGCCCTCCTTCAATGTGAATGAGAAGGTGGAGGGTCCGGGGGGGAGCTACCTGCAGCACATCCAGACTGAGACTGGGGCTCGTGTTTTCCTCCGTGGAAAGGGCTCGGGGTACATAGAACAGGCCTCTCGGCGCGAATCCTTTGAGCCGCTCTACCTGTATATCAG CCACCCAAACTCGGCGGGACTAGAGGCTGCCAAGAAGCTCTGTGAAAGCCTGCTGGAAACT GTGCGAGCAGAGCATGCCCAAATGGTGTCAGTTTACACCGCGACTGGGTCTACTCAAG CATACCCATCTCATGGATACCCAGCTAATAGCAATTACAGTAGCCCAGTATCCTGGTATAACTACCCATCAAATGGGTACACGGGCGGCTATGCAGCATATCCAGGATCCAGTGGTTACTGGAGTAGTGCAAATGGTCACCCAAGTCATTCTAACATTTCGACAACCCCTCAATCTTCCCAGGCTATGGTTCAGTATCCAGTGTGTCCTAGAAAACCACCACCTTACTTGGCACAG GACACTGCGACCACTTACAGCACTGGAAATGACAGTCCCTCATCCAGTCCTCCCCATGCTGGCAGTCCAAAAAGACACTTCATGGAGGACTCTGCAGAGAGCCTAGCCCAAGAG CAGGGTTGCGGCTCCGCGGCACCGACGGCGAGCGAGCGTCCCCCCTCACCCGTGCCCGGCTGTGACGAAGGGAAAGATTCGGAAAG AATGCTGatgcccccgcccccacctcccccggCTGCGATGCTGCGCAAGAGGCCGCGAGAAGCAGACGGTCCGGCGGGCGCTCGCGCAGAAATGG GTCCAGGAGAGCCTATATCAGTGAAGAAGGCAAAATCCCAGGATGCATCAGGGTTAGTCCCCTATGGTGGGGATTCCtcagatgaagaggaagacagGACTCACAGCAGTAAGAAGGCCTCCTTGTAA